The window CTTTTCCCAGATCTCATCCTGCAGCTTGGCGTATGCATCGCCACGGACCTTGGGGTCTGCGGAGGACAGACCGGCCTGGATCATGTCGTCGGTAGCCTTGTCAGAGAAGAAACCGAAGTTGGACATGGCCGGCGGAGCAGCCTCGGTGGACAGCAGCGGACGGGTTCCCCAGTCAGCGTCACCGGTGGAGGCGGACCAGCCACCGAAGGCCAGGAAGGGATCCTTGCCGACAGTGTCAGCCTTGTTGGATTCCAGCTTGTTGTAGAAGGAAGCGACGTCCATGGAGACCAGGTCGCCGGTGATGTTGATCTTTTCAAGCTGCTGCTTGATCATTTCAGTGGCGCGGAGGCGGTTGGAAGCGTTGGGGGTCATGAAGGTGACCTTGAAGCCCTTCTCGTAACCGGCTTCTTTCATGAGAGCCTTGGCCTTTTCTACATCGTAAGGCCATGCGCCCTGCTTGGAGTAGAACTGGAGGTTCGGCGGGATGATGGAATCCAGCACGGTTCCTGCGCCGCCCCATGCGATCTTGATGATGGCTTCCTTGTTCAGGGCGTAGTTGATGGCCTGACGGACGCGAACGTCGGACAGGGGCTCGAACTTGGTGTTCATGATCAGGTAGCGGGCGATGATGGAAGGCTGGCGGATGATTTCGATCTTGTTGTCACGCTCGGCAACCTTGGCCAGCTCTGCGGGCATGGGGTAGATGTAGTGGGCCTGACCGGCGCGCAGCATGGCGAGGCGGGCACCACCTTCAGGAACAGGACGGAAGGTGACGGTGTCGACCTTAACCTTTTCGCCCCAGTAGTTGTCGTTGCGCTTGATCTTCACGTAGTTGCCGGAGACCCATTTTACGAACTCGTAAGGACCGGTGCCGACGGGGTGCTTGGAAATGTCGTCGCCGTACTGCTCGATGGCCTTGGGAGACACGATCAGGGAGCCGGGGTGGGCAATGGCGTTAACAAAGGCACCGAAGGGTTCCTTCAGGGTGAACTTGATGGTGTAGTCATCCACGACAACACATTCCTTGACGGGCTTCATCAGGGAGGAACGCTTGTACTTGCCGGTCATCATGCGGTCGATGTTCGCCTTGACGGCCTGAGCGTTGAAGTCGGCACCGTCGTGGAACTTGATGCCCTTGCGCAGTTTGAAGACGAACTCGGTGGCTGCGTCGTTGAAGGTGTAGGACTCGGCCAGCACCGGAATGATCTTCAGCTCGGTGTCAAAGCCCATGAGGCCCTGGAGCATGGTGCGTTCGATGGCGCCGGAGTAA of the Pseudodesulfovibrio sp. zrk46 genome contains:
- a CDS encoding glutathione ABC transporter substrate-binding protein; this translates as MKFTRLLPLMLMALLIASPAMAAGKDVVYACDSTVKSLDPHNTSDTYSGAIERTMLQGLMGFDTELKIIPVLAESYTFNDAATEFVFKLRKGIKFHDGADFNAQAVKANIDRMMTGKYKRSSLMKPVKECVVVDDYTIKFTLKEPFGAFVNAIAHPGSLIVSPKAIEQYGDDISKHPVGTGPYEFVKWVSGNYVKIKRNDNYWGEKVKVDTVTFRPVPEGGARLAMLRAGQAHYIYPMPAELAKVAERDNKIEIIRQPSIIARYLIMNTKFEPLSDVRVRQAINYALNKEAIIKIAWGGAGTVLDSIIPPNLQFYSKQGAWPYDVEKAKALMKEAGYEKGFKVTFMTPNASNRLRATEMIKQQLEKINITGDLVSMDVASFYNKLESNKADTVGKDPFLAFGGWSASTGDADWGTRPLLSTEAAPPAMSNFGFFSDKATDDMIQAGLSSADPKVRGDAYAKLQDEIWEKAPWGYLFVDTLTAAKNKKLSGVVPMADGGFNMEKADLQ